A genomic stretch from Ureibacillus composti includes:
- a CDS encoding glycine betaine ABC transporter substrate-binding protein: MNFKRFKMLGLALGMGAMLAACGSAEEGSNSSDTANGSGKTEETKEINLAYVEWDTEIASTHVVGKVLEDLGYDVTLTPLDNAIMWEAVSTGEADAMVAGWLPHTHASQYEKYKDKLVHLGENLSGAKIGLVVPSYMKDVNSIEDLKDQADMEITGIEPGAGIMAATEKALTEYENLADYKLLSSSSGAMTTALGQAIQNEEEIIVTGWSPHWKFASYDLKYLEDPKGVYGGEETINTFVRQGLKEDMPEAYKVIDAFNWTSEDLEAIMLEINQGTDPEDAAEKWVEDNAEKVAEWTKGIE, encoded by the coding sequence ATGAATTTCAAAAGGTTTAAAATGTTAGGCCTTGCCCTTGGTATGGGCGCAATGCTAGCAGCTTGCGGATCGGCTGAAGAAGGTAGTAATTCTTCAGATACGGCAAATGGCTCAGGGAAAACAGAGGAAACAAAAGAAATTAACTTAGCTTATGTAGAATGGGATACAGAAATAGCGTCTACACATGTGGTAGGAAAAGTGTTAGAAGATTTAGGATATGATGTAACGTTAACACCATTAGATAATGCAATTATGTGGGAAGCAGTTTCAACAGGCGAAGCCGATGCAATGGTTGCAGGTTGGCTACCTCACACACATGCATCTCAATATGAGAAATATAAAGATAAGTTAGTTCATTTAGGTGAAAACTTGAGTGGAGCAAAAATCGGTTTAGTTGTACCTTCATATATGAAAGATGTTAATTCAATCGAAGATTTAAAAGATCAAGCAGATATGGAGATTACAGGTATTGAACCGGGAGCAGGTATTATGGCCGCAACAGAAAAGGCTTTAACAGAATATGAAAACTTAGCTGATTATAAATTACTATCATCTTCTTCAGGTGCCATGACAACAGCATTAGGTCAGGCCATTCAAAATGAGGAAGAAATTATTGTAACTGGCTGGTCTCCTCACTGGAAATTTGCTTCTTATGATTTGAAATATTTAGAGGATCCAAAAGGTGTTTATGGTGGGGAAGAGACAATTAATACATTTGTTCGACAAGGCCTAAAGGAAGATATGCCAGAAGCTTATAAAGTAATTGATGCATTTAATTGGACTTCAGAAGACTTAGAGGCTATTATGCTTGAAATCAATCAAGGTACAGATCCAGAAGATGCTGCTGAAAAATGGGTAGAAGATAATGCGGAGAAAGTAGCTGAATGGACAAAAGGAATTGAATAA
- a CDS encoding glycine betaine ABC transporter substrate-binding protein, with translation MSRLKLTGIALGLSFSFLIAGCGNENEGKDTSETSENSLGEALDYTITGIEPGAGLTGLSKNTLEEYENLDGWELLESSTAGMLGALDGAIKNEEPIIVTGWTPHWMFSAYDLKYLEDPKGTLGGQENIQTLVRKGLEEDMPSAFKILDRFYWEPKDMEAVMYDAQEVSFEEAAEKWVEQNAERVNEWTQGIEKVNGEEIELVTTPWDSERASANVVKVVLEEQGYKVTLTPVDPAIMFQAIATGEGDATVAPWLPTTHGSFYEKYKEEIVDLGENLKGTQNGFVVPAYMDIDSIEDLMPKK, from the coding sequence ATGAGTAGATTAAAGTTAACTGGTATCGCATTAGGCTTATCTTTTTCTTTCCTTATTGCTGGATGTGGAAACGAAAATGAGGGGAAAGATACAAGCGAAACTAGTGAGAATAGTTTAGGTGAAGCGTTAGATTATACGATTACAGGTATTGAGCCAGGAGCAGGACTAACTGGACTATCTAAAAATACTCTAGAAGAATATGAAAACTTAGATGGTTGGGAACTTCTAGAGAGCTCGACAGCAGGTATGTTAGGAGCTTTAGATGGAGCTATAAAGAACGAAGAACCAATTATTGTCACCGGTTGGACACCGCACTGGATGTTCTCTGCATATGACTTAAAGTACCTTGAGGATCCGAAAGGTACATTAGGAGGACAAGAAAATATTCAAACACTAGTAAGAAAAGGTCTGGAAGAAGATATGCCTAGTGCATTTAAAATTCTTGATCGCTTTTATTGGGAGCCAAAAGATATGGAAGCTGTGATGTATGATGCACAAGAAGTGTCTTTTGAGGAAGCGGCAGAAAAATGGGTAGAACAGAATGCGGAACGAGTTAATGAATGGACACAGGGGATAGAGAAAGTAAATGGAGAGGAAATTGAGTTAGTTACCACTCCTTGGGATTCAGAACGTGCTTCTGCTAATGTAGTGAAAGTTGTATTAGAAGAACAAGGATACAAAGTAACCTTGACACCTGTTGATCCAGCGATTATGTTCCAAGCAATCGCTACTGGTGAAGGAGATGCAACTGTTGCCCCATGGTTACCTACAACTCACGGTTCCTTTTATGAAAAATACAAGGAAGAGATCGTTGATTTAGGTGAGAACTTAAAAGGTACGCAAAACGGATTTGTTGTGCCTGCCTATATGGACATTGACTCAATTGAAGATTTAATGCCAAAAAAATAA
- a CDS encoding proline/glycine betaine ABC transporter permease, which yields MSNFLDQIPSIPVSDSVEKIMDWLTSNLSSLFDFVQTGGQSAMDGITDLLVMIPPILFILIVALISFLATRKKFGLAIFSVVGLLFIYNQGLWEELMNTITLVIFASIIAIIIGVPVGIFMSKSKWAEGIIKPILDFMQTMPGFVYLIPAVAFFGIGVVPGVFASVIFALPPTVRFTNLGIRQVPKELVEASDSYGSTGWQKLYKVELPLAKSTIMAGINQTVLLSLSMVVIASMIGAPGLGREVLSALQRAQVGNGFVAGLSLVIFAIIIDRLTQSLNKKK from the coding sequence ATGAGTAATTTCTTAGACCAAATCCCAAGCATACCAGTCTCCGATTCAGTCGAAAAGATCATGGATTGGTTAACAAGTAATCTCTCCTCATTGTTTGATTTCGTCCAAACAGGTGGTCAATCTGCAATGGATGGAATTACAGATTTATTAGTCATGATTCCCCCGATTCTATTCATTCTTATCGTTGCCTTAATTTCCTTTTTAGCGACAAGAAAAAAATTTGGTTTAGCCATCTTTTCTGTTGTTGGTTTGTTATTTATTTATAACCAAGGATTATGGGAAGAGCTAATGAACACTATAACACTTGTAATTTTTGCAAGTATTATTGCCATTATAATAGGTGTTCCAGTTGGAATATTCATGTCTAAAAGTAAATGGGCAGAAGGTATTATTAAGCCTATATTAGACTTTATGCAAACGATGCCTGGATTTGTTTATTTAATTCCAGCTGTTGCATTTTTCGGAATTGGGGTAGTACCTGGAGTGTTTGCATCGGTAATCTTCGCATTGCCTCCAACCGTACGTTTTACTAATTTAGGAATTCGACAAGTGCCAAAAGAATTGGTAGAAGCTTCTGATTCTTACGGTAGTACAGGATGGCAAAAGCTATATAAAGTAGAGCTGCCGCTTGCGAAATCAACCATTATGGCAGGTATTAACCAAACTGTACTTTTATCATTATCAATGGTTGTTATTGCTTCTATGATTGGAGCACCAGGGTTAGGAAGAGAAGTTTTATCTGCTTTACAGCGTGCTCAAGTAGGTAATGGATTTGTTGCTGGCTTAAGTCTAGTAATCTTTGCTATTATCATTGACCGCTTAACACAAAGTTTAAATAAAAAGAAATGA
- a CDS encoding glycine betaine/L-proline ABC transporter ATP-binding protein: protein MTKLKVDHVTKIFGKHIGSALKLVEQKKSKTEILKQTGATIGVYDASFTVNEGEIFVIMGLSGSGKSTLIRLLNHLIEPTSGGIYIDGENLSDMNKNELRKIRREKMSMVFQNFGLFPHRTILANTEYGLEVRGISKEERRLKAEKALENAGLLPYKDQYPSQLSGGMQQRVGLARALANDPDILLMDEAFSALDPLIRKDMQDELLDLQQKVKKTIIFITHDLNEALRIGDRIAIMKDGKIIQVGTGEDILTNPANEYVRSFTEDVDRSKVITVEKAMIRPISVNVELDGPKVALQRMREEEVSVLLAVDKKREFKGYITANDALEASKRGEKSVLGFLKTDMPTVSSDTLIQDVLGTISDSPTPIAVVKGNRLEGVLIRGVVIESLATSSEGGEGNE, encoded by the coding sequence ATGACGAAGTTAAAAGTAGACCATGTAACGAAAATATTCGGTAAACATATTGGTAGTGCTCTAAAACTAGTTGAACAGAAAAAGAGTAAAACTGAAATCTTAAAACAAACTGGTGCAACGATTGGGGTTTATGATGCAAGCTTCACTGTTAATGAAGGTGAGATTTTTGTCATTATGGGACTTTCAGGAAGTGGGAAATCTACACTGATCCGACTATTAAATCACCTAATTGAACCAACAAGTGGGGGCATCTATATAGATGGTGAAAATTTATCGGACATGAACAAAAACGAACTAAGGAAAATCCGACGAGAAAAAATGAGTATGGTATTCCAAAACTTCGGGTTATTCCCTCATCGGACAATACTTGCAAATACCGAATATGGATTAGAAGTGCGCGGCATTTCTAAAGAAGAAAGACGATTGAAAGCAGAAAAGGCTTTAGAGAACGCTGGATTATTACCATACAAAGATCAATACCCAAGCCAGCTTTCAGGTGGTATGCAACAACGAGTTGGTCTTGCTCGTGCCCTTGCTAACGACCCTGATATTTTATTAATGGATGAAGCTTTTTCTGCGCTCGATCCGCTAATTCGTAAAGATATGCAAGATGAATTACTGGATTTACAACAAAAGGTGAAAAAGACAATTATTTTTATTACACATGATTTAAATGAAGCACTTCGAATAGGGGACCGTATTGCCATTATGAAAGATGGTAAGATTATTCAAGTTGGAACAGGAGAAGATATTTTAACGAACCCTGCAAATGAATACGTAAGAAGTTTTACAGAAGATGTGGATCGCTCGAAGGTGATAACGGTAGAGAAGGCTATGATTCGACCAATCTCTGTAAACGTAGAACTTGATGGACCTAAAGTGGCCCTTCAACGAATGAGAGAAGAAGAAGTAAGTGTTTTGTTAGCTGTAGATAAGAAGAGAGAATTTAAAGGATACATTACAGCAAATGATGCATTAGAAGCCTCAAAAAGAGGAGAAAAATCTGTCCTCGGATTCCTTAAAACAGATATGCCTACTGTTTCCTCGGATACATTAATTCAAGATGTATTAGGCACCATTTCTGATTCACCAACACCGATTGCAGTAGTAAAAGGTAATCGATTAGAGGGCGTTTTAATTCGAGGCGTTGTAATCGAATCTCTTGCTACAAGTTCTGAGGGAGGTGAAGGAAATGAGTAA
- a CDS encoding GntR family transcriptional regulator, which translates to MENKKLQVKQPKYQKIAADLASKIVEKKYLVGERIYARSSLASQYGVSAETARRAIAVLQDLEIVEATKGSGVMIKSYEKAAQFVHQFLEVQSIHQVQLEMLESIKRQREELEVLQEVTDRLVSRTERFRSVNPFVPFQIEILENCPYISQNIGTINFWQNTMGTVVGIRRGEELILSPGPYATLQYMDIIYFIGNDECIERVQKFLYPD; encoded by the coding sequence ATGGAAAATAAAAAGCTTCAAGTAAAGCAACCAAAATATCAAAAGATTGCAGCCGATTTAGCATCCAAAATTGTAGAAAAGAAATATTTAGTGGGGGAAAGAATTTATGCCCGCTCATCCTTAGCTAGTCAATATGGTGTCTCAGCGGAAACGGCAAGAAGGGCCATTGCGGTGTTACAGGACTTAGAAATAGTGGAGGCTACAAAAGGTAGCGGTGTAATGATTAAGTCTTATGAAAAAGCAGCACAGTTTGTTCATCAATTTTTAGAGGTACAGTCGATTCATCAAGTGCAGCTTGAGATGCTTGAAAGTATTAAAAGACAACGAGAGGAATTAGAGGTCTTACAAGAGGTTACCGATCGCCTAGTTAGCCGTACTGAAAGATTTAGATCTGTAAATCCTTTTGTACCATTTCAAATTGAAATTTTAGAAAACTGCCCTTACATTTCGCAGAACATCGGAACAATTAACTTCTGGCAAAATACAATGGGAACGGTTGTAGGAATTAGAAGAGGAGAAGAATTGATTCTATCTCCTGGTCCATATGCAACATTACAATATATGGACATTATTTACTTTATTGGAAACGATGAGTGTATAGAGCGAGTTCAAAAATTTTTATACCCAGATTAA